One stretch of Rhipicephalus sanguineus isolate Rsan-2018 chromosome 10, BIME_Rsan_1.4, whole genome shotgun sequence DNA includes these proteins:
- the LOC119406437 gene encoding uncharacterized protein LOC119406437 translates to MRFCEISGASINFEKSRGFWLGMWALTPSVFANIHWDDTPIRYLGVPLDNYRNSGPHWTSALTTIRRKVSTWQGRDLSVFAKAKACNIFLASKLIYILQVLHCSRVHIQAFHRIFACFIWSSSWEAMRRDNLFLPLEKGGLSLVHLFVRQLVMRFFYLKDVCHPFLLAVIRNRLSHHLSFLFVTTRVAEESHLWGFLKEIVDTVQFLKARFTLEYLYNVDRKTLTAALVNTLFPEPVYRQQYLSHSGHDAFCRVRKMCISPAVKTFFFKLHTSTLPVKTWLHEKGIYVPWSVNCRLCNEPETIEHCFIHCRDAFHFWDILKRTLRKEFPITSHGVRFLPFKKSINNNAPYDLIMLLGLYSLWRSRMIDRHAEPPRSTRSVFREEAANVRSVAETFDPVSAWLGLLDVCVCLPDF, encoded by the coding sequence atGCGTTTttgtgaaatttccggagctagtATAAATTTCGAAAAAAGCAGAGGATTCTGGCTGGGCATGTGGGCTCTAACACCCTCGGTATTTGCAAATATTCATTGGGATGACACTCCGATCCGTTATCTAggtgtgcctcttgataactaCCGTAATAGTGGTCCTCATTGGACGTCCGCGTTAACCACTATCCGTCGCAAGGTGTCCACTTGGCAAGGACGCGACCTTTCCGTTTTCGCAAAAGCTAAAGCATGCAACATATTTCTTGCTTCAAAGCTTATCTACATTTTacaggtattgcactgctctcgAGTACATATTCAGGCatttcacagaatatttgccTGCTTTATCTGGAGTTCATCATGGGAAGCCATGAGAAGGGACAACCTTTTTCTTCCGCTTGAAAAGGGTGGGCTTAGtcttgtgcatttgtttgtgcgacagcTGGTGATGCGATTTTTCTACCTTAAGGATGTCTGCCACCCGTTTCTTCTGGCTGTTATACGGAACCGTCTTTCTCAccatctctcttttctttttgtcacaacaAGAGTGGCGGAAGAATCGCACTTATGGGGTTTCTTGAAGGAGATTGTCGACACTGTCCAGTTTTTGAAAGCCAGATTCACGTTAGAGTACTTGTACAACGTGGACAGAAAGACGCTAACCGCCGCACTTGTAAACACCCTTTTCCCTGAACCTGTTTACCGACAGCAATATTTATCTCATTCTGGTCATGATGCATTCTGCCGTGTACGTAAAATGTGTATATCGCCagctgtgaaaacgtttttttttaagctgcacacatccactttacctgtaaagacatggcttcatgaaaaagggatatacgtgccctggtctgtaaattgcaggctatgcaacgagcctgaaacaatcgagcattgttttattcattgtcgtgatgcatttcatttctgggacattcttaagAGAACCCTCAGAAAAGAATTTCCAATTACATCGCATGGTGTGAGGTTCCTGCCGTTCAAAAAGAGCATCAACAATAATGCACCATATGATTTAATCATGCTGCTAGGTCTATATTCGCTAtggagaagccgcatgattgacagacatgctgagccacctcgctcgacaCGGTCTGTCTTTCGGGAAGAAGCAGCTAACGTGcgtagtgttgctgagacttttgaCCCGGTTTCGGCGTGGCTTGGCCTTCTGGACGTTTGTgtctgtttaccggacttttga